The Streptomyces sp. NBC_01353 genome contains a region encoding:
- a CDS encoding mandelate racemase/muconate lactonizing enzyme family protein, with the protein MRITGITTHVVGTPWRNLTYVQVHTDEGLTGVGETRMLGHTDALVGYLREAEANHIAGSDPFAVEDLVRRMKYGDFGRAGEIVMSGIAVVEMACWDIKGKALGVPVWQLLGGKVTDRVKAYANGWYTTERTPEAYHKAAQEVVARGYRALKIDPFGTGHFELDAEQSRYAVSLIEAVRDAIGPDTELMLEMHGRFSPATAVRLARELAPFRPAWLEEPVPPENLKALEKVAAKVDLPIATGERIHDRIEFRELFESQAVDIIQPDLGHIGGILETRKLAATAETHYMLVAPHNVGGSVLTAASLQLAACTPNFKILEHFNDFADAEIKKVVRGAPQVDPETGCFEVSHAPGLGVELDVDAAAEFPQQRARFDLWAEGWERRDPE; encoded by the coding sequence GTGCGCATCACGGGAATCACCACACATGTCGTCGGAACGCCCTGGCGTAATCTCACCTACGTCCAGGTGCACACCGACGAGGGTCTGACCGGGGTCGGTGAGACCCGGATGCTGGGCCATACCGACGCGCTCGTCGGGTACTTGCGCGAGGCCGAGGCCAACCACATCGCGGGCTCCGACCCGTTCGCGGTCGAGGACCTCGTCCGGCGGATGAAGTACGGCGACTTCGGGCGGGCCGGCGAGATCGTCATGTCCGGCATCGCCGTGGTGGAGATGGCCTGTTGGGACATCAAGGGCAAGGCGCTCGGGGTCCCCGTCTGGCAGCTGCTCGGCGGCAAGGTGACGGACCGGGTCAAGGCGTACGCCAACGGCTGGTACACCACCGAGCGCACCCCGGAGGCGTACCACAAGGCGGCCCAGGAGGTCGTGGCCCGCGGCTACCGGGCACTGAAGATCGACCCGTTCGGAACCGGCCACTTCGAGCTGGACGCCGAGCAGTCGCGGTACGCGGTGTCGCTGATCGAGGCCGTCCGGGACGCGATCGGGCCCGATACCGAGCTGATGCTGGAGATGCACGGGCGGTTCTCGCCCGCCACGGCGGTGCGACTGGCGCGCGAGCTGGCGCCGTTCCGGCCGGCGTGGCTGGAGGAGCCGGTGCCGCCGGAGAACCTGAAGGCACTGGAGAAGGTCGCCGCCAAGGTGGACCTGCCGATCGCGACCGGAGAGCGCATCCACGACCGGATCGAGTTCCGGGAGCTCTTCGAGTCGCAGGCTGTCGACATCATCCAGCCGGACCTGGGGCACATCGGCGGCATCCTGGAGACCCGCAAGCTCGCCGCCACCGCCGAGACCCACTACATGCTGGTGGCGCCGCACAACGTGGGCGGTTCGGTGCTCACCGCGGCTTCGCTGCAACTGGCCGCCTGCACACCGAACTTCAAGATCCTTGAGCACTTCAACGACTTCGCGGACGCCGAGATCAAGAAGGTCGTGCGCGGGGCGCCCCAGGTCGACCCGGAGACGGGCTGCTTCGAGGTGTCGCACGCGCCGGGCCTCGGAGTCGAGCTGGACGTGGACGCCGCGGCCGAATTCCCCCAGCAGCGGGCCCGGTTCGACCTGTGGGCCGAGGGCTGGGAGCGGAGGGACCCGGAGTGA
- a CDS encoding pectinesterase family protein — protein sequence MPPPSRRALLTAGAAAALSLAVAAAPTAAAAPSARPFGRFGSPSRRLTERTLYIHPGGLGDHTSVQSAVSAASGSGRTLVIAPGTYRETVAVGAAATGMTWIGASEDPRDVVVVYDNAAGTVRPDGTTYGTSGSATTTVQAEGFAARWITFANDFLRTDLPGNPGTQAVAVKVQGDRSSFLHCRFLGHQDTLYADSMSLAAVARQYFAHCYVEGDVDFVFGRARAVFEHCQFRTLLRGDLASAPHGFVFAPSTAGANPYGFLAARCRVTSEAPDGYYKLARPWVPSSDTTAWPALVVRDSILGPGIDAVAPYANMRDAYPWQAQRFAEYRNTGPGAAITVPENRPQLTSQQAESATRSAYLGDWTPARNYP from the coding sequence ATGCCTCCGCCCAGTCGCCGTGCGCTGCTGACCGCGGGCGCCGCGGCGGCACTCTCCCTCGCCGTCGCCGCCGCCCCTACGGCCGCCGCCGCCCCTTCCGCGCGGCCGTTCGGCCGCTTCGGCTCGCCGTCGCGCCGGCTCACCGAGCGCACCCTGTACATCCACCCCGGCGGGCTCGGCGACCACACGAGCGTCCAGTCCGCGGTGTCGGCGGCGAGCGGCTCCGGCCGGACGCTCGTCATCGCCCCCGGCACCTACCGCGAGACGGTCGCGGTCGGCGCGGCCGCGACCGGCATGACGTGGATCGGGGCGAGCGAGGACCCCCGCGACGTGGTCGTCGTGTACGACAACGCGGCCGGCACGGTCCGCCCCGACGGCACGACGTACGGCACGTCCGGTTCGGCCACGACCACCGTCCAGGCGGAAGGCTTCGCCGCCCGATGGATCACCTTCGCCAACGACTTCCTGCGCACCGACCTCCCCGGGAACCCCGGCACCCAAGCGGTGGCGGTCAAGGTGCAGGGCGACCGGTCGTCCTTCCTCCACTGCCGGTTCCTCGGCCACCAGGACACGCTGTACGCCGACTCGATGTCCCTGGCCGCCGTCGCCCGCCAGTACTTCGCCCACTGCTATGTCGAGGGTGACGTCGACTTCGTCTTCGGCCGCGCCCGTGCGGTGTTCGAGCACTGCCAATTCCGTACACTGCTGCGCGGCGATCTGGCCTCCGCACCGCACGGTTTCGTCTTCGCCCCGTCCACCGCCGGTGCCAACCCGTACGGCTTCCTGGCTGCCCGCTGCCGGGTGACGAGCGAGGCACCTGACGGCTACTACAAGCTGGCCCGCCCGTGGGTGCCGAGCTCGGACACCACCGCCTGGCCCGCGCTCGTGGTCCGCGACAGCATCCTCGGGCCGGGCATCGACGCCGTCGCTCCGTACGCGAACATGCGCGACGCCTACCCGTGGCAGGCCCAGCGATTCGCCGAGTACCGCAACACGGGCCCCGGCGCGGCGATCACCGTCCCGGAGAACCGGCCCCAACTCACGTCACAGCAGGCCGAGTCGGCGACCCGGTCCGCGTATCTGGGCGACTGGACGCCCGCGCGGAACTACCCCTGA
- a CDS encoding right-handed parallel beta-helix repeat-containing protein, whose product MSRTSRTRDAAVALSVLAAGAGLGTALTTPAHAATVTVATSAELTAAIKNATPGTVIQIRGGTYYPTATLQSTANGTSSSRIRLQPYGSETVKIDGSSLPSGSWIFKLTADYWTVSNLTFQNSPDSAVVCTSCAGTEWNSIRTIKGGDSGFTLTGDATNDNTVRNLDSYGHYDAANHGENADGLAIKFGSGSGNLITGARLYNNSDDGVDLWSWSTPVTIEHTWAYGNGKNRWSDSAFAGDGNGYKLGGDGEVVAHVVNNSAAWDNAGNGFTENSNKGAIVINRTTAYANGKWGYYFATGAARLGKNLAVGNGSGLANKGSSVVSAGNNWDSGIATPPFAGTDATSAYGAREADGSLPATTFLTTGSTTIGSTMN is encoded by the coding sequence ATGTCTCGTACCTCACGCACCAGGGACGCCGCGGTCGCCCTGTCCGTCCTGGCCGCCGGCGCCGGCCTCGGAACGGCCCTGACCACGCCCGCACATGCGGCGACCGTCACCGTCGCCACTTCGGCCGAGCTCACCGCGGCGATCAAGAACGCCACGCCGGGCACGGTCATCCAGATCCGCGGCGGCACGTACTACCCGACCGCCACGCTGCAGTCGACGGCCAACGGCACGTCGAGCAGTCGCATCCGGCTGCAGCCGTACGGCTCCGAGACCGTGAAGATCGACGGCTCGAGCCTGCCCTCCGGCTCCTGGATCTTCAAACTGACCGCTGACTACTGGACCGTCTCGAACCTCACCTTCCAGAACTCCCCGGACAGCGCGGTCGTCTGCACCTCCTGCGCCGGGACCGAGTGGAACAGTATCCGGACGATCAAGGGCGGCGACTCCGGCTTCACCCTCACCGGCGACGCCACGAACGACAACACCGTCCGCAACCTCGATTCGTACGGTCACTACGACGCGGCGAACCACGGCGAGAACGCCGACGGTCTGGCGATCAAGTTCGGCTCGGGCAGCGGCAATCTGATCACCGGGGCTCGGCTGTACAACAACTCCGACGACGGCGTCGACCTGTGGTCCTGGTCGACCCCTGTGACGATCGAGCACACCTGGGCGTACGGCAACGGAAAGAACCGCTGGTCGGACTCGGCTTTCGCGGGCGACGGCAACGGCTACAAGCTCGGCGGCGACGGCGAGGTCGTCGCCCATGTCGTCAACAACTCCGCCGCCTGGGACAACGCGGGCAACGGATTCACCGAGAACAGCAACAAGGGCGCGATCGTCATCAACCGTACGACCGCGTACGCCAACGGCAAGTGGGGCTACTACTTCGCGACGGGCGCGGCCCGGCTGGGCAAGAACCTCGCCGTCGGCAACGGCTCGGGCCTGGCGAACAAGGGCTCGTCGGTCGTCTCGGCGGGCAACAACTGGGACTCGGGCATCGCCACACCGCCGTTCGCCGGCACGGACGCGACCAGCGCATACGGTGCCCGCGAGGCGGACGGTTCGCTGCCGGCGACGACGTTCCTGACGACCGGGTCGACGACGATCGGTTCGACGATGAACTGA
- a CDS encoding IclR family transcriptional regulator has protein sequence MGRIVPAVARACDILELFLQGDGTLSAPEITRRLQLPRTTTHELLSTLTARSYLVPIPEQPGRYRLGVRTYQLGSRYAEQLDLAAEGQNVAREVAETCDETVHVAILEDTDVIYIAKVDSTHAVRMVSAAGRRLPAHCTAVGKMLLAALPEDELDARIEGRELVGMTPDSITEPDALRAVLAEIRARGTASEHRESNPDVSCVAAPVRDRAGRVVAALSISAPMIRWSEEREGELAELAAKGAADLSLRLGHRGGR, from the coding sequence ATGGGACGCATCGTTCCCGCGGTGGCCAGAGCATGCGACATTCTGGAGCTGTTCCTGCAGGGCGACGGAACGCTCTCCGCCCCCGAGATCACCCGCAGGCTCCAACTCCCGCGCACCACCACGCACGAGCTGCTCTCCACCCTCACCGCCCGCTCCTACCTGGTGCCCATACCGGAACAGCCAGGCCGCTACCGCCTCGGCGTGCGCACCTACCAGCTCGGCAGCCGCTACGCCGAGCAGCTCGACCTCGCGGCCGAAGGGCAGAACGTGGCCCGCGAGGTCGCCGAGACCTGCGACGAGACCGTCCATGTCGCCATCCTGGAGGACACGGACGTCATCTATATCGCCAAGGTCGACTCCACCCATGCCGTCCGCATGGTCTCGGCAGCGGGCCGCCGCCTGCCCGCCCACTGCACCGCCGTCGGCAAGATGTTGCTCGCCGCCCTCCCCGAGGACGAGCTCGACGCCCGCATCGAGGGCCGCGAACTGGTCGGCATGACCCCCGACAGCATCACCGAGCCGGACGCCCTGCGGGCCGTGCTCGCCGAGATCCGCGCGCGTGGGACCGCGAGCGAGCACCGCGAGTCCAACCCCGATGTCAGCTGCGTCGCCGCACCCGTGCGCGACCGCGCCGGCCGGGTCGTCGCAGCCCTGTCCATCTCCGCGCCCATGATCCGCTGGAGCGAGGAGCGCGAGGGCGAACTGGCCGAACTCGCCGCCAAGGGCGCGGCCGACCTCTCCCTGCGCCTCGGCCACCGGGGCGGACGGTGA
- a CDS encoding alcohol dehydrogenase catalytic domain-containing protein → MSGPHAPGVSRAVVVAAPGEHRLVEREIPEPGPGEVRVRVAAAGICMSDREVYDGHRAPGYVRYPVTPGHEWAGTVEAVGPGVDPALVGRGCVAEGFRACGTCERCRCGETSLCTAGYAETGFTEPGAFADHLVVPARLLHLLHPDADLRAAALIEPAAVIAAALRVGRPRPGERVAVVGAGTLGLLAVQLLAASSPAELVVVDPRAARGEQALRHGASEALSPEEAGGGALGRFDLVLETAGAPSTAASSCLLARRGGRTVLTGMFAAGATGLDPVHLSVSQLEIGSVFGAPSAAWADAVRAFGLGLLDPAPLISHEFPLERFAEAVALVGGGDPKTGKVLLRP, encoded by the coding sequence GTGAGCGGCCCGCACGCCCCCGGGGTCAGCCGCGCGGTCGTGGTCGCGGCGCCCGGTGAACACCGGCTCGTGGAGCGGGAGATACCCGAGCCCGGCCCCGGCGAGGTACGGGTGCGGGTCGCCGCCGCCGGGATCTGTATGAGCGACCGCGAGGTGTACGACGGGCACCGCGCGCCCGGCTACGTCCGCTACCCGGTCACCCCGGGGCACGAGTGGGCGGGCACGGTGGAGGCCGTCGGGCCAGGCGTCGATCCCGCCCTCGTGGGGCGGGGCTGCGTCGCCGAGGGCTTTCGCGCCTGCGGGACCTGCGAGCGGTGCCGGTGCGGGGAGACCAGCCTGTGCACGGCGGGGTACGCGGAGACCGGCTTCACCGAGCCGGGCGCCTTCGCGGACCATCTGGTCGTGCCCGCGCGGCTGCTGCATCTGCTGCACCCCGACGCCGACCTGCGCGCCGCCGCGCTCATCGAACCCGCGGCAGTGATCGCCGCCGCGCTACGGGTGGGGCGGCCGCGCCCCGGTGAGCGCGTCGCCGTCGTCGGCGCCGGCACGCTCGGGCTGCTCGCCGTCCAGCTGCTCGCCGCGTCGTCGCCCGCCGAGCTGGTCGTGGTCGACCCGCGTGCGGCGCGCGGCGAGCAGGCGCTGCGGCACGGGGCGAGCGAGGCCCTGAGCCCCGAGGAGGCCGGGGGCGGGGCGCTCGGCCGCTTCGACCTGGTCCTGGAGACCGCCGGGGCGCCCTCCACGGCCGCCTCCTCCTGTCTGCTGGCCCGCAGGGGCGGCCGGACCGTTCTGACCGGGATGTTCGCGGCCGGGGCGACCGGTCTCGATCCGGTGCATCTGTCGGTCAGCCAGCTGGAGATCGGCAGCGTCTTCGGGGCGCCGTCGGCCGCCTGGGCCGATGCCGTGCGCGCCTTCGGCCTGGGGCTGCTCGATCCGGCACCGCTGATCAGCCACGAGTTCCCACTGGAGCGTTTCGCGGAGGCTGTCGCGCTGGTCGGCGGCGGCGACCCGAAGACCGGCAAGGTGCTGCTGCGCCCCTGA
- a CDS encoding SMP-30/gluconolactonase/LRE family protein — MKAEIAVREDAELGEGPTWDTAGERLLWVDILGRRVHTYEPASGRRSVLAVDQHIGAVKPRAGGGLVANLRDGIGLYTADGSFSWLRHDPVPGRRGNDAAVAPDGSLWAGTMRYDEETGGGNLVRTAPDGATTTLLDKVTISNGVGWSPDHTLTYYIDTPTRRVDVLRVEDGVVVERREFATVEEGAGFPDGLAVDAEGCVWVALWDGGALRRYTPRGTLDRILPLPVTRPTACAFGGPGLRDLYVTTARTGLREPEPAAGSLLVLSGIGEGLHGTPFAG; from the coding sequence GTGAAGGCCGAGATCGCGGTACGCGAGGACGCCGAACTCGGCGAGGGGCCCACGTGGGACACCGCCGGCGAGCGGCTCCTCTGGGTCGACATCCTCGGACGCCGCGTCCACACCTACGAGCCGGCGAGCGGCCGCCGCTCCGTCCTGGCCGTCGACCAGCACATCGGGGCGGTGAAACCACGCGCCGGCGGCGGACTCGTCGCCAACCTCCGGGACGGCATCGGCCTCTACACCGCCGACGGCTCCTTCTCCTGGCTCCGCCACGACCCCGTACCCGGACGGCGCGGCAACGACGCCGCCGTCGCCCCCGACGGCAGCCTGTGGGCGGGCACCATGCGCTACGACGAGGAGACCGGCGGCGGCAACCTCGTCCGGACAGCCCCCGACGGCGCCACGACCACCCTCCTCGACAAGGTCACCATCAGCAACGGCGTCGGTTGGAGCCCCGACCACACCCTCACGTACTACATCGACACCCCCACCCGCCGCGTGGACGTGCTGCGCGTCGAGGACGGAGTCGTTGTCGAGCGCCGGGAGTTCGCGACCGTCGAGGAGGGCGCAGGTTTCCCCGACGGACTCGCCGTGGACGCCGAAGGCTGTGTCTGGGTCGCGCTCTGGGACGGTGGCGCCCTGCGCCGCTACACCCCGCGCGGCACGCTCGACCGGATCCTCCCGCTCCCCGTGACCCGACCGACCGCCTGCGCGTTCGGCGGGCCCGGACTGCGCGATCTGTACGTCACCACGGCACGCACCGGCCTGAGGGAGCCCGAACCGGCCGCCGGCTCGCTGCTCGTCCTGTCCGGCATCGGTGAAGGACTGCACGGCACCCCGTTCGCCGGCTGA